ATGAAGGAAAGATGTATTGATTTATTAGATTTACACTATCTACCTAGTAGTCTGAGTAGGGAATAAGCAAAATCTTGTTGAGCTTTCTAAAAAAGGGAGGGATATGTCAGAATGGATGTTAGACAGAGTCATTCAGAAAATATCTAAATTTTCAGTCATGATGAAGTCATagctttcttaattttgtgcatGACATTGACAACTAGTTTGAAGCGTTATAACCTAATGATTTAATGCTTTGTTCCTGTTTTCTACGCATTTTATTCCTTTCATAAATTTGTTCTAAAGCATGTCTTCTTGTATCATCAGGAGATACATTTACTGATGGGTCAGTTAAATATACAATGACTTCTATGAATGTCCCTGAGCCAGTGATGTCATTAGCTGTTCAACCAGTTTCAAAAGATTCTGGAGGACAAGTGAGCCGATTCCCTTTGATTTTGTGTGTGCATGTGCCATATGTGTGTGTCTCATTATTCAATGGCACTTACattaatctttttctttttttctagtTTTCGAAGGCTTTGAATCGTTTTCAGAAAGAGGATCCTACATTCCGTGTTGGCTTGGACCCTGAGAGTGGACAGGTCTGATGTTCAAcatgatttctctctctctctctctctctctctctctcaaatgttCAAAgtatatttcttttccactTCAAGAAATAATTCTTGCCTTACATTATTGTTCCTTGAGTAGACAATCATCTCTGGAATGGGAGAGCTGCATTTGGACATTTATGTTGAACGCATTCGGAGAGAATATAAGGTGCCTTGCCTGTTCTCTTTTTGCAATATATAATATCAggaatttttttgttaggtAGGTTAAGTTTTACCTTGTACTGCTGCTGTATTCCTATTCCCATATTTGTGCTAAACAGGTTGATGCCACTGTTGGAAAACCTCGTGTAAACTTCAGAGAGACTGTTACTCAACGGGCTGAATTTGATTATTTACATAAGAAGCAATCTGGAGGACAAGGTCAATATGGGCGGGTATGTGGGTAAGTCCAGATGATGCCTTTATATGCACGATGTTCAGACATGATTGTATTTGTGCGATACATGTGTACATATTCTTTTACATGTACTCAAGTTACTTCCTTTGGAAACCTGATAATTGGCTTTCTTATTGCGACTTGGTGTTTTCTCCCCTGCATGTAACTTGTTTCTTAATTGGTACATTGCAGATATGTTGAACCGCTGCCTGCCGGGTCACCAAccaagtttgaatttgaaaacatGATTGTGGGACAAGCTATACCATCAAATTTTATCCCAGCTATTGAGAAGGGTTTCAAAGAAGCAGCCAATTCGTGAGTCCCCATCTGGTCTTAAAAGTTGGCTATAGAAACAAGgataatccaatatctaaTCCATTCAGGATTTCACACTATAAAAGTTACTATATTGCTATAACATCCTTGTCTAAATGTCCGCCCCTTTCTATTGTGTTTGCTCATAATGATATCCCTTGTACAGGGGTTCCTTAATTGGACATCCAGTTGAACACGTTCATGTTGTTTTAACCGATGGCGCTGCCCATGCTGTGGATTCCAGTGAACTTGCCTTTAAATTAGCTGCAATATATGCATTTAGAAAGGTCCTTGTCATATCCTTGAGTGAAGtgaattctttttaaatttgatttaacACATATTCTGGAACCTACTTTTGCCTGCATGATCtatttttcaacttcaaaattttGTCCACTCCAGTTATTATGTATATTAAGTTCTGAAATTTTCAAACAGTGCTATGCGGCTGCAAAACCAGTGATATTGGAGCCTGTTATGCTCGTTGAGTTGAAAGTACCTATGGAGTTTCAGGGAACTGTAGCGGGTGATATTAATAAGTGAGTGTTTTCTTACTTTACTGAAATACtagatcttttctttttttcttttttgttttgttttcttgtcaaTCAAAATATATGGGTTAATCCCACTATTTTTTACTGAAAATGTTACTGCTCTCATTTGATAGGAGGAAAGGTGTTATTATTGGAAATGACCAGGAGGGAGATGACTCTGTTATTACTGCCCATGTAAGTATCTCTTGCAGTCTTGTAATAGTAGTTCATACTTCTTCCTTTTTGCTTAGCCAATAAAAGGAGGTACTTTTGCACAGCTTGACTTTAATGCTACTAAgaaaatttacatattttgTCCAACATCTGTGTAAGATTCAAGCATATATGGTAATACAATACCATACTTCCAGCTTCTCTTCTGGTTAAAAGGTTTGGTATGTGCGTCAGGTTTGTTCTTGGGAGATATGGGAGCTTCTGTCGATGGTAGTGGTTTAGAAAATGTAGGAATTCATTAAATTGTCAGCTATTTTTACTTTGTAGGTATGCTCTTTTGTCTCAGAGAAAAAGTCCTAACAAAAAAGAGAACTTCTCAGTTGGAGTTAGTCCCCTTATACTTGCTTGTTTAAACCGTATGAATGTGTAGATACTTGGTTTGATACTTTTACAATATTGCAGTGTGAAAATACTTGGCAGATCTGATATTTCTTGCTATtcatcattttatttatttaggcatcgtttcttttttggggtaaTTACTTGCATGTCTGATATAAAACATTATACATGTTGAAACATTTCCCgtatttattaaatttggtTGGAGTGGTGTTTGCATTACCTTAATATTAATGGCTGTTTTTATGAGATTATTCCCTGAAAAATATCGTGTATTGGCTCTTAGGTTCCTCTGAACAATATGTTTGGGTATTCAACTGCCCTTCGATCAATGACACAGGTAATGAAGAACATTCTCTTTCATgtgcaaaaaaatttcatttctgaATTCCCACTAGAATTGTGTGTAAGTAATACTTCTATCTCTGCAGGGAAAAGGTGAATTCACAATGGAGTACAAAGAGCACTCGCCGGTTTCTCACGACGTGCAAACGCAATTGATAAACAATTACAAGGGCACCCATGCTGCTGAATAGCACACGATGTCCAGACACAGTTGATAAACAATTACAAGGGCAGCAGTGCTGCTGAATAGCATGTGTTTCGTCGAATGCATTTGCTCCTTTTTTAAGTTGCTGGAGTCCAATATGTTTGTTATAATGTTAAAATTTTGGAActttaatattattaattctTTTAGGAAAAGAGTAATCTGTGTTACATGATCCATAATTTTGAAAAGCACCAATAAAACTCAAATTGCCTATTAAGGGCTGAGATGATGTATCACTTTCTCCTGAACTGTGTATCATATAGTTTCCTTTCATTATTTTGGGCTGAATACTTGTACTGTACCATTATTATAAAAAGATAAAGGGTTTGCCCTAAATACATTTAAGGCATTTTTCAGCATTCATTAGGCCCCAAGTATATAATACAGACAATTTAATATAGTAGCTAAGTTTGTATCTTTGCTCATACCATCAAAAGGATAATTTGGTGCTTTGAAATGGCTCTATGTACCACCCGTCAAATGCTTTATATGCATAAAGCGTCCCACACCACAAGTAGACACGCAGAAACATAGCGGAAATGAAGAAGAGCTCAATAGTTATTCTCAAAAGGGTCCATTGTTCCTACTAGTCATTCTACTTTTAGCAACTTGCTTGGTCACCGAAGCTCAGCAGCAATGTCATCCAAGCCGCCGGATTAGAGGCAGGAAGGCTCCGCCTGGACAATGTAACCAAAAAACGAATCCTGACTTGTGGTAAAGGCAAAATGTACACAACCTACATATGTTCACCACTGTTGTCTGCAGCAATGGGGGCGGTCCATCAGAATGcacaaccaacaccacaatGACAACACACCAGTCGTGGCACTATCCACTGGATAGTGTAGTGGCCATGGTGTTGGATGAGTGTGACTCTACTGTGGGATGTGATGCATACCATTATTATCAACCTCCTCGTCTGAACAACGTTGTTGATGACTCAAAAGGCTGTCTGGGAAGCCTCGGTGTGCCCGAGGACAACTGAGGTGGCTTAGATACCACATGGTCCGACGCTTAACTTGTTGCTTTTGTTggtttatgtatttgtatttaatGTGGAAGTACTTGTATAATGTGTTACATGAGAGTAggattatatttataatttcctttgAATTGAATCTTTGTGATTGTAAGCTAGTTCATGGTCGCAGATTGGGCTTTTTTTGGGTAGAGAATTGCAGTGGAATCTGAAGCCTCCTATGTAAAACAAATGAAGATGTTGACAATTAAGACATCTGCAGCTACATACAGCAAAAAGATCTTATGGAAGGACTCTAGCATAAAACAATGGTAATTTGTTCACAATAAGGAGCTTGCTATTTGATGTGAACATAGGAAGAAGCCGCCTCTAATAATCAGTAatcacctcaacatgtttgttGCGCTAAAACGTAAAAATTACTGATTCTATAACAAGCAAcaaaatgaaacaagaaacatcCAAATCATTCTAACGAGTTTACAAACTAATTCATTTCAGTCAACTCATAGGGGGCGGTAGTGGAGGGTTATTGAGGGGGGGAGGTGGGGGCATTGATGCGTGTTGCATATTCGGGGGCCTCATTTGAGGTGGGGGTGGTCGCCACATAGGTTGTTGGTTTCCCATGGCCATAGGCGGTGGAAGAGACCTTGGAGGAGCCGGAGCACCCTGTGGAGGGGGTTGTGGCATGTTTGGAGGAGGAGGTCTGAACTGTTGCATTTGCGGTGGAGGCATTTGACCTGGTTGCTGTGGCTGACCCTGCCAGGTTGGTTGTACACCCATCTGCATGGGTGGGAACGCCATACCTTGAGGAGGTGGTGGGCGAAGTGGAGGAAGACCAACACCTCCATTTGCAAAAGGTCGTGGAGGCACTGGAGCACCCATGGTACCATTGGACTGAGGACCATTGGCAAGTGTTGGGGGGCCACTAGCGAACAGTGTATGAGGCCTGCTCTTTGAAGTAGGATTGCTTGCAGCCAAAACTCTCTCTGCAATGTAATTCTGGTAGTTAAGTAATGTCCAGCAATAATAACATTGACCTATTCTAATccctaatttttgttttccctaaAGGCTAAACCAACTACAaactatttgttttgtttgtttttgaagTGAACCCAACTACTAACTTAATATGGTATATTTGTCTCATCCAAATGCATAATGTGTGGtacaaataagaaataaaatgaaaaccagAAGGAATCAAATTCTGGTCTCAGCTAGATATAGACATTAATGCTGCACATATGAATATACAAATGGTAAAAACAGGTTATTCGTGTCTCATTTTGGATTCTATCAACTATTATGGTCTCACTAAATTCAACGACACCCCCTTATTAAAGAAGAAGCTTTCATgtggcaaaaagaaaaattacaagCACAAAAGCAGCGGCTGAGTAAACAAGAGGACTTACCTGCTGGAGTACCATGACGCTCCCCTTTAGTGTCCTTCTTATATGCATATGATACTGTTATTTGACGATTGCATAGATACTGGCCATTCATTGCCTTAAAAACAaacagaacaagaagaaaccCAAATTCTTAATAAACTCAACATGAAAAAGACAGCCATTTCAACAAGCATTACAACAATGGTTGGAAGATATTAAGATTTTACTGACAAGTAGAAGGATACATACCTCAATAGCTGCATCAGATGCCTCAAAGGAATCATAGCTAATGAAGCCAAATCCACGGGAATTTCCGGTTTCGGGGTCTCTCATTATCTAGAAAAGAGAATTACCAACATTACAGTCCAATTTGCACATAAGCATAACCATTTAATTTAtcacagaaaaataaaaaattggcaATGAACATCATGCATGAATTTACCCTCCAAATAAAGTCACAAGCATGCTAATGCATTTCTTCACATTACAAACATAACTTAATgacaaaggaagaaagaaaaaaatacaaactttAAAAATGACGATAATCCTTTGCAAGAAGTTATTTAAGTTAcgaaatattcaaataaaaaatgttaaGCGATGAAAGACATGCTGAGGCATTACCTTAGGATTTGTAACTATGACTCCAAATGCACTGAATGTATCATAGAGGAGTTTCTCATCCACATCCTACAAGAAATATTGGGTTAAAATGCAACGTTAGAACTGATGTAATAGAGTATCTATCTATTTGCAAAGTAAGGTTTTCCGAAAGTCTTAACAACTTACAACATCAAGATTTCCAACGAAAAGGTTTGCCCCTACATCCAAGCTCTTTTTATCTTGGGATGCCTGAAACCAAAAAATCACACAATTCATCAAAATTCCATTACTTATATGATATGGGGCATTCAGACACTGAGCAGAATGCTTTTTATGATGTTaaattccatttcataattaCTACCGTCTAGTGGCACAAAGCACATAGAACCCAGAAAATGTTAGTTAGGAAAGCACAGTTCAATACCTTATTTACACGTATTGGCTTCCCGTAAAGTTTGATCATATTAAGCACCTTGATAGCCTGCATAGcagtcaataaataaataaataaccagaAGCAGAAAACtctaacaaacaaaagaaagagaaacttGAGAACAAGGAACATTGTGGCTTATGTACAACACTTACATAATCAGCGTCCTCTTCGCTACGGAATTCAACAAATCCATATCCTTGATGAAGGTTTGTCACTCTATCTTTGGGAACATACACATTCACTGAAAGACAAAGAGCTCAAACATCAGCAAATCTAAATCAAACCAAGTACACATATCTTCGATAGGATTTTTAATACACAGGTACACATAGATACAACCATCTAAATCTACAAAGCAGGTTTTTGATGAGATACATACCAACAGGGCCAGCTTGAACAAACAGCTCCCACAGTAATTCTTCAGAAACCTGAAAGcaatcaaacaaaatcaacaacttGAAACAATAATATAGAAAGACCCAGTTGAGCAAACTCAACAAAAAGGCCCTAAATGCTCAAATTTCTCATCTTTGCTGCGAACACTAGTCGATAGcaaaaacccaaataaaaaaataaacaaaatggaCAGAGAACCTGAGGGTCGAGATTGCCGACGTAAGCAGTAGCGTCTTGGTTTCTCTCGGCGGAGTGCTGGCCCAGCAAGTTTGCTCCTACTCCTGGAGCTATTCGAGTcgtcattctctctctctctctctctctctctctctctctctctctctctctctctctctctctctctgtgcttGTTTACTTTGTAGAGCAGAGGAAATT
Above is a window of Prunus persica cultivar Lovell chromosome G2, Prunus_persica_NCBIv2, whole genome shotgun sequence DNA encoding:
- the LOC18787653 gene encoding splicing factor 3B subunit 4 → MTTRIAPGVGANLLGQHSAERNQDATAYVGNLDPQVSEELLWELFVQAGPVVNVYVPKDRVTNLHQGYGFVEFRSEEDADYAIKVLNMIKLYGKPIRVNKASQDKKSLDVGANLFVGNLDVDVDEKLLYDTFSAFGVIVTNPKIMRDPETGNSRGFGFISYDSFEASDAAIEAMNGQYLCNRQITVSYAYKKDTKGERHGTPAERVLAASNPTSKSRPHTLFASGPPTLANGPQSNGTMGAPVPPRPFANGGVGLPPLRPPPPQGMAFPPMQMGVQPTWQGQPQQPGQMPPPQMQQFRPPPPNMPQPPPQGAPAPPRSLPPPMAMGNQQPMWRPPPPQMRPPNMQHASMPPPPPLNNPPLPPPMS